A segment of the Actinomycetes bacterium genome:
GCCCGGATGACGACGGGCGCGCACGAGTCACCGTGATCGGTGCCGGCGATGTGTCGGTGAAGGGATCCGACTACGAGGGCGACACGATTTCGGACTCGGCCATGGGCATGGAGACGCCGCCTGCGCCGCTCCCGGTGTCGCTGACGGCCCTGGCCGATCCGTACTTCGAGCTGCGCGACGACCACACGCTCTCGTTGGGCCTCGACCTGCGCGATGCCACGCTGGTGTCGCTCGATGTCGACCACGAGGCCGAGCTGCCCGACGGGGTGGAAGACGACGCCTGGACCGGGGTCCTGCAGATGACCTCAATGATGTTCAACATGATGGGCCACGAGCTGTTCGCCGGGCTGGGTGAGGCGGTCGGCTCGGTTGGCCTCGACCTCGGTGACGACATCGGCATGATCCTCGCCGACCTCGGTGTGGAACCCGGCGTTGCCGATGCCACCGTCGGCTCCGGCGTTCTCTCCATCGGCCTGCCGGCCGCCGGCCATGTCGACGGCCGTGCCATGCCCGTCCCGGTTGCAGGGCGCCGGCTCGGGGTCAGCCTCGCAAGCTCGGGGATCGACCGTCTCGCCGGTGGCCTGTTCGAGCGCGCGGTGGGAGGTCTGCCGTTGCCGTTCGAGCTGGAGCTCGACCTCGGTGAGCGCAAGGTGGGCGGAGCGCTTCGCCAGCCGCGTGTGATCTCTGACCGGTTCCCCGACCTACGCAGCACGGTTCACACCGATGTGGCAGTGCGGCTGGCGCGTGGGCGACTCGAACTGGCCGTCACAGCGGCTTGGCTGGAGCTGCCCGGAATCGTGCCGTCGTTCGTCAACCGGCTCAACCGCAAGCTCGGGAATCTGTGGTCGATCGCACCTCTGAGGTTCCGGTTCCCGGCCACCCTCCAGGTGCCGCTCGTCCCGGGTAGTGATGACACGGTCGGCGTACGCGTCGATGACCTGAGGGTGTCGCCCGACGGCGTCGGTGTGGCGCTGGCCCTCGCCTGAACGCCGGAATAGACCGCCGCGCGGATCAGTTGACACCAACATGCTCTCTACTGGTGACAAAGTCACTGACTTCACACTCGAAGACCAGGCCGGCGAGGCCCGCTCTCTTTCATCGCTCCTCGAGGCCGGCCCGGTGGTGCTGTTCTTCTACCCGCGGGCCATGACCACCGGGTGCACCAGGGAGTCATGCCACTTCCGTGATCTCGCATCCGAGTTTGCCGACGTGGGCGCAACCCGTGTGGGTATCTCCGGTGACTCCGTTGACCGCCAGGCCCGGTTTGACGAGAAGAACGGGCTCGGGTTCCCGCTGCTGGCCGACCCCGCACGTACGGTGTCCAAGCAGTTCGGCGTGAAGCGACCCGGTCCGCTCGGCTACAAGCGGGCGACGTTCGTGATCGGCACCGACAGCCGGGTGCTCGGCGCGTTCACGAGCGAGATGAACATGGAGGCCCACGCCGATCAGGCGCTCGAGGTGCTGCGCAACGCCACCTGAGTGGCCGGCGCCCCCTAACCTGCCCGGATGCTGTTCGACGGAACGCGTCCCTGGCTGGATCCGGCCGCCACAGGCCTCAACCGGCTGCCGGTAAGGCCCGCCACGGTACCGTGCCCCGATGCCGTCACTGCGCGACGGCTGGATCCCGCCGAGTCGCCCTGGTGGCTGTGCCTCGACGGCACCTGGGAGTTCCGGATGCTGGCCGGTCCGGGGCAGCTCACGCGGGGTCACCTGGGCTCCACGTCCGCCCCGGACAGCATCGACGTGCCTGGAGCATGGACCACCCAGGGCTTCGGCAACCCGCACTACACGAACGTGGTGATGCCGTTTCCCGGAGAGCCTCCGTCGGTGCCCGACGACAATCCCACCGGGGTGTACCGCCGCGAGGTGAAGGTGCCGCGCGGCTGGGCCGGCCGTCGCTGCGTGCTGCGCGTGGGTGGGGCCGAGTCGATGGTGTTCGTGTACGTCGACGGGGAGGCTGTCGGCTATTCAACCGACTCCCGACTGCCCGCCGAGTTCGACCTCTCGCCCCACGTGCGCGCCGGTCACAGCCACACCCTTGCGCTCGTGGTCGTCAAGTGGTCGGC
Coding sequences within it:
- a CDS encoding peroxiredoxin; this encodes MLSTGDKVTDFTLEDQAGEARSLSSLLEAGPVVLFFYPRAMTTGCTRESCHFRDLASEFADVGATRVGISGDSVDRQARFDEKNGLGFPLLADPARTVSKQFGVKRPGPLGYKRATFVIGTDSRVLGAFTSEMNMEAHADQALEVLRNAT